In one Balaenoptera musculus isolate JJ_BM4_2016_0621 chromosome 20, mBalMus1.pri.v3, whole genome shotgun sequence genomic region, the following are encoded:
- the PVALEF gene encoding parvalbumin-like EF-hand-containing protein isoform X1: MDEDFSSQMKKMALAMGTSLSDKDIDLLPTDMRHHGSFNYIKFFEYMQKFQASGQQESVIRKAFQTLDKDKSGFIEWNEINSGPTTPLTDEEAEAVIQAADTDGDGRIDFEEFSELIKKEKIAKK; this comes from the exons ATGGACGAGGACTTCTCCTCCCAGATGAAGAAGATGGCCTTGGCCATGGGCACATCCCTGTCGGACAAGGACATAGACCTGCTGCCCACTGACATGAGGCACCATG GCTCCTTCAACTACATCAAGTTCTTTGAGTACATGCAGAAGTTCCAGGCCTCGGGGCAGCAGGAGAGTGTCATCCGCAAGGCCTTCCAGACCCTGGACAAGGACAAGAGTGGCTTCATCGAGTGGAATGAGATCAA CAGCGGGCCCACCACCCCACTGACGGACGAGGAGGCTGAGGCCGTGATCCAAGCAGCCGACACGGATGGGGACGGGAGGATTGACTTCGAAG AATTTTCTGAATTgatcaaaaaggagaaaattgcaAAGAAGTAG
- the CEP131 gene encoding centrosomal protein of 131 kDa isoform X3, protein MKGSRALSGPSGPPEGSPESMDLSLTGLPPPMSRRPNSASTAKPIARSISVVTGSEPRRKMLEAPGPGGSRAISNLRRSNSATQVNQPQASQAWPGPLRPEEPPDFLTLFEGSPGGRKRPASLSKASSEKGATWNVLDDQPRAFTLPPDAQSPGTLDVLVGPRRRECTVPLAPNFTANNRSNKGAVGNCVTTMVHNHYTPSEKVPPPKSSNHMAPSLNNIIKAATDEGEGGSLGKPQKNAARSNHTVQNNSGGTAGQLRRKEVTEEEAERFIHQVNQAAITIQRWYRHQVQRRRAGAARLEHLLASKREGQRQRLGEGTLLDQHQQKEVARRKAREEKARQARRAAIQELQQKRAQKSGNADRGLLKRPGETGKPQTTQEPTLRPGSAAQQTRKANNTGAGLRTAGLEDPCQPAHDSSPEPRQLPEDKPQDASSQDVAGGGLEALGPAGSRAKSRATLDELLDTLKLLEQEPEPLPRPEAYHKDKYAWTDEEDDSSSLTADNLEKFGKLSVAACPREDGTLLSEAKLQSIMSFLDEMEKSGQGPPASAPQAQQRDLTIRRVKETEKELGRQLRQQKEHYEATIQRHLSFIDQVLIEDKKALGEKCEALVAELKRGDQRLKDKEAQMQEQHELEIKKLKELMSATEKVRREKWINEKTRKIKEITVKGLEPEIQKLIAKHKQEVKKLKSLHAVELLQADERAAQRYGRQAEELREHLEREKEALGRQEWERAQQRFEQHLEQEQRALQQQRRRLYNEVAEEKERLGQQAARQRAELDELRQQLEESSSAGGRALRAEFEKGREEQERRHQMELKALKDQLEVEKQMWEANSAKKEEAWLLNRERELKEEIRRGRDKEIELVIHRLEADMTLAREENERAAESRVKRLRDKYEAELSELEQSERKLQERCAELKGRLGEAEGENVRLQGLVRQKEKELADVKAVNEQLAGERSSLAQVLRQEFADRLAASEEENRQVRAELAELRTRQRLELERLTREKQAELEEVHGRVKLALAKKEEAVSSLRKQHEAAMKRADHLEELLEQRRRPCPSAK, encoded by the exons GCCGGAAGAGCCCCCGGACTTCCTGACACTCTTTGAGGGCAGCCCCGGTGGGAGAAAGAGGCCTGCCAGTCTGAGCAAAGCTTCCAGCGAGAAGGGAGCCACGTGGAACGTCCTG GATGACCAGCCCAGGGCCTTCACCTTGCCACCCGATGCCCAGAGTCCTGGCACCCTCGACGTGCTGGTGGGCCCGCGGAGGAGAGAGTGCACGGTGCCCCTGGCCCCCAACTTTACTGCCAACAACAG GAGCAACAAGGGCGCCGTGGGCAACTGCGTCACCACCATGGTGCACAACCACTACACCCCCTCGGAGAAGGTGCCGCCCCCCAAGAGCTCCAACCACATGGCTCCCTCCCTCAA CAACATCATCAAGGCAGCCACAGACGAGGGCGAGGGCGGCAGCCTCGGGAAGCCGCAGAAGAACGCGGCCCGTAGCAACCACACGGTCCAGAACAACTCAGGGGGCACCGCCGGCCAGCTCAGACGGAAGGAGGTGACCGAGGAGGAGGCTGAGAG GTTTATCCACCAGGTGAACCAGGCCGCCATCACCATCCAGCGCTGGTACCGACATCAAGTGCAACGGCGCCGAGCTGGAGCCGCCCGCCTGGAGCACCTGCTGGCGTCCAAGCGAGAG GGGCAGCGGCAGCGGCTAGGAGAGGGGACCCTCCTGGACCAGCACCAACAGAAAGAGGTGGCCAGGAGGAAGGCCCGGGAGGAGAAGGCGCGCCAGGCCCGGAGGGCAGCCATCCAG GAACTGCAGCAGAAGCGAGCCCAGAAGTCAGGTAACGCTGACCGTGGGCTGCTGAAGCGGCCGGGGGAgacagggaagccccagaccacCCAGGAGCCAACCCTGAGGCCAGGGAGCGCCGCCCAGCAGACCCGCAAGGCCAATAACACTG GGGCTGGCCTCCGCACCGCGGGCCTGGAGGACCCCTGCCAGCCTGCCCACGACTCGTCGCCAGAGCCCCGGCAGCTTCCAGAGGACAAGCCTCAG GATGCCAGCTCCCAGGACGTGGCTGGCGGGGGCCTGGAAGCTTTGGGCCCTGCTGGGAGCAGGGCCAAGTCCAGGGCAACCCTGGACGAGCTGCTGGACACTCTGAAGCTGCTGGAGCAGGAGCCTGAGCCGCTGCCCCGCCCTGAGGCCTACCACAAGGACAAATACGCCTGGACCGACGAG gaGGACGATTCCAGCTCCCTGACAGCCGACAACCTGGAGAAATTTGGGAAGCTGAGTGTGGCTGCTTGCCCCCGCGAGGATGGGACCCTGCTTTCGGAGGCCAAGCTGCAGAGTATCATGAGCTTCCTGGATGAGATGGAGAAGTCTGGGCAGGGCCCGCCGGCCTCGGCCCCCCAG GCGCAGCAGCGCGACCTCACCATCCGGCGGGTCAAAGAGACGGAGAAGGAGCTGGGTCGGCAGCTGCGGCAGCAGAAGGAGCACTACGAGGCCACCATACAGCGGCACCTGTCCTTCATCGACCAGGTG TTGATCGAAGACAAGAAGGCTCTGGGTGAGAAGTGCGAGGCCCTGGTGGCCGAGCTGAAGCGGGGGGACCAGAGGCTCAAGGACAAGGAGGCCCAGATGCAGGAGCAGCACGAGCTG GAGATTAAGAAACTCAAAGAACTCATGAGCGCCACCGAAAAAGTCCGCAGGGAAAAGTGGATCAATGAGAAGACCCGGAAGATCAAGGAGATCACGGTCAAAG GCCTGGAGCCTGAGATCCAGAAGCTGATCGCCAAGCACAAGCAGGAGGTGAAGAAGCTAAAGAGCCTGCACGCGGTGGAGCTGCTGCAGGCGGACGAGCGCGCGGCCCAGCGCTACGGACGCCAGGCGGAGGAGCTCCGCGAGCACCTGGAGCGGGAGAAGGAGGCGCTGGGCCGTCAGGAGTGGGAGCGTGCCCAGCAGCG CTTCGAGCAGCACCTGGAGCAGGAGCAGCGGGCCCtgcagcagcagcggcggcggctcTACAACGAGGTGGCCGAGGAGAAGGAGCGGCTGGGCCAGCAGGCCGCCAG GCAGCGGGCAGAGCTGGACGAGCTGAGGCAGCAGCTGGAGGAGAGCAGCTCGGCAGGGGGCCGGGCCTTGAGGGCCGAGtttgagaaggggagagaggagcagGAGCGCAGGCACCAG ATGGAACTGAAGGCCCTGAAGGACCAGCTGGAGGTGGAGAAACAGATGTGGGAGGCCAACTCCGCCAAGAAGGAG GAAGCGTGGCTGCTGAACCGGGAACGGGAGCTGAAGGAAGAGATCCGGAGAGGCCGGGACAAGGAGATCGAGCTGGTCATCCACCGGCTGGAGGCCGACATGACGCTGGCCAGGGAGGAGAACGAGCGGGCCGCTGAGAGCCG GGTCAAACGCCTCCGGGATAAGTACGAGGCAGAGCTCTCAGAGCTGGAACAGTCGGAGCGGAAGCTCCAGGAACGGTGCGCAGAGCTGAAGGGGCGCCTTGGGGAGGCCGAGGGGGAGAACGTGCGTCTGCAGGGCCTGGTGCGGCAGAAGGAGAAGGAGCTGGCGGATGTGAAGGCG GTAAATGAGCAGCTGGCTGGCGAGCGCAGCAGCCTGGCCCAGGTCCTTCGCCAGGAGTTCGCTGACCGGCTGGCAGCTTCCGAGGAGGAGAACCGGCAGGTCAGGGCCGAGCTGGCCGAGCTGCGGACCCGCCAGCGGCTGGAGCTGGAGCGGCTCACGCGGGAGAAGCAGGCGGAGCTGGAGGAGGTTCACGGGAG GGTGAAGCTGGCCCTGGCAAAGAAGGAGGAGGCCGTGAGCAGCCTCCGGAAGCAGCACGAG GCCGCGATGAAGAGGGCCGACCACCTGGAGGAGCTGCTGGAGCAGCGCAGGCGGCCGTGCCCGAGTGCCAAGTGA
- the PVALEF gene encoding parvalbumin-like EF-hand-containing protein isoform X2 yields the protein MDEDFSSQMKKMALAMGTSLSDKDIDLLPTDMRHHGSFNYIKFFEYMQKFQASGQQESVIRKAFQTLDKDKSGFIEWNEINGPTTPLTDEEAEAVIQAADTDGDGRIDFEEFSELIKKEKIAKK from the exons ATGGACGAGGACTTCTCCTCCCAGATGAAGAAGATGGCCTTGGCCATGGGCACATCCCTGTCGGACAAGGACATAGACCTGCTGCCCACTGACATGAGGCACCATG GCTCCTTCAACTACATCAAGTTCTTTGAGTACATGCAGAAGTTCCAGGCCTCGGGGCAGCAGGAGAGTGTCATCCGCAAGGCCTTCCAGACCCTGGACAAGGACAAGAGTGGCTTCATCGAGTGGAATGAGATCAA CGGGCCCACCACCCCACTGACGGACGAGGAGGCTGAGGCCGTGATCCAAGCAGCCGACACGGATGGGGACGGGAGGATTGACTTCGAAG AATTTTCTGAATTgatcaaaaaggagaaaattgcaAAGAAGTAG
- the CEP131 gene encoding centrosomal protein of 131 kDa isoform X1, translating into MKGSRALSGPSGPPEGSPESMDLSLTGLPPPMSRRPNSASTAKPIARSISVVTGSEPRRKMLEAPGPGGSRAISNLRRSNSATQVNQPQASQAWPGPLRPEEPPDFLTLFEGSPGGRKRPASLSKASSEKGATWNVLDDQPRAFTLPPDAQSPGTLDVLVGPRRRECTVPLAPNFTANNRSNKGAVGNCVTTMVHNHYTPSEKVPPPKSSNHMAPSLNNIIKAATDEGEGGSLGKPQKNAARSNHTVQNNSGGTAGQLRRKEVTEEEAERFIHQVNQAAITIQRWYRHQVQRRRAGAARLEHLLASKREGQRQRLGEGTLLDQHQQKEVARRKAREEKARQARRAAIQELQQKRAQKSGNADRGLLKRPGETGKPQTTQEPTLRPGSAAQQTRKANNTGAGLRTAGLEDPCQPAHDSSPEPRQLPEDKPQDASSQDVAGGGLEALGPAGSRAKSRATLDELLDTLKLLEQEPEPLPRPEAYHKDKYAWTDEEDDSSSLTADNLEKFGKLSVAACPREDGTLLSEAKLQSIMSFLDEMEKSGQGPPASAPQGPMPEEGLGRLEPASEVSTSVMRLQLEVEEKKQAMVLLQRALAQQRDLTIRRVKETEKELGRQLRQQKEHYEATIQRHLSFIDQVLIEDKKALGEKCEALVAELKRGDQRLKDKEAQMQEQHELEIKKLKELMSATEKVRREKWINEKTRKIKEITVKGLEPEIQKLIAKHKQEVKKLKSLHAVELLQADERAAQRYGRQAEELREHLEREKEALGRQEWERAQQRFEQHLEQEQRALQQQRRRLYNEVAEEKERLGQQAARQRAELDELRQQLEESSSAGGRALRAEFEKGREEQERRHQMELKALKDQLEVEKQMWEANSAKKEEAWLLNRERELKEEIRRGRDKEIELVIHRLEADMTLAREENERAAESRVKRLRDKYEAELSELEQSERKLQERCAELKGRLGEAEGENVRLQGLVRQKEKELADVKAVNEQLAGERSSLAQVLRQEFADRLAASEEENRQVRAELAELRTRQRLELERLTREKQAELEEVHGRVKLALAKKEEAVSSLRKQHEAAMKRADHLEELLEQRRRPCPSAK; encoded by the exons GCCGGAAGAGCCCCCGGACTTCCTGACACTCTTTGAGGGCAGCCCCGGTGGGAGAAAGAGGCCTGCCAGTCTGAGCAAAGCTTCCAGCGAGAAGGGAGCCACGTGGAACGTCCTG GATGACCAGCCCAGGGCCTTCACCTTGCCACCCGATGCCCAGAGTCCTGGCACCCTCGACGTGCTGGTGGGCCCGCGGAGGAGAGAGTGCACGGTGCCCCTGGCCCCCAACTTTACTGCCAACAACAG GAGCAACAAGGGCGCCGTGGGCAACTGCGTCACCACCATGGTGCACAACCACTACACCCCCTCGGAGAAGGTGCCGCCCCCCAAGAGCTCCAACCACATGGCTCCCTCCCTCAA CAACATCATCAAGGCAGCCACAGACGAGGGCGAGGGCGGCAGCCTCGGGAAGCCGCAGAAGAACGCGGCCCGTAGCAACCACACGGTCCAGAACAACTCAGGGGGCACCGCCGGCCAGCTCAGACGGAAGGAGGTGACCGAGGAGGAGGCTGAGAG GTTTATCCACCAGGTGAACCAGGCCGCCATCACCATCCAGCGCTGGTACCGACATCAAGTGCAACGGCGCCGAGCTGGAGCCGCCCGCCTGGAGCACCTGCTGGCGTCCAAGCGAGAG GGGCAGCGGCAGCGGCTAGGAGAGGGGACCCTCCTGGACCAGCACCAACAGAAAGAGGTGGCCAGGAGGAAGGCCCGGGAGGAGAAGGCGCGCCAGGCCCGGAGGGCAGCCATCCAG GAACTGCAGCAGAAGCGAGCCCAGAAGTCAGGTAACGCTGACCGTGGGCTGCTGAAGCGGCCGGGGGAgacagggaagccccagaccacCCAGGAGCCAACCCTGAGGCCAGGGAGCGCCGCCCAGCAGACCCGCAAGGCCAATAACACTG GGGCTGGCCTCCGCACCGCGGGCCTGGAGGACCCCTGCCAGCCTGCCCACGACTCGTCGCCAGAGCCCCGGCAGCTTCCAGAGGACAAGCCTCAG GATGCCAGCTCCCAGGACGTGGCTGGCGGGGGCCTGGAAGCTTTGGGCCCTGCTGGGAGCAGGGCCAAGTCCAGGGCAACCCTGGACGAGCTGCTGGACACTCTGAAGCTGCTGGAGCAGGAGCCTGAGCCGCTGCCCCGCCCTGAGGCCTACCACAAGGACAAATACGCCTGGACCGACGAG gaGGACGATTCCAGCTCCCTGACAGCCGACAACCTGGAGAAATTTGGGAAGCTGAGTGTGGCTGCTTGCCCCCGCGAGGATGGGACCCTGCTTTCGGAGGCCAAGCTGCAGAGTATCATGAGCTTCCTGGATGAGATGGAGAAGTCTGGGCAGGGCCCGCCGGCCTCGGCCCCCCAG GGGCCCATGccggaggaggggctggggcgcCTGGAGCCCGCGTCCGAGGTCAGCACGTCGGTGATGCGGCTGCAGCTGGAGGTGGAAGAGAAGAAGCAGGCGATGGTGCTGTTGCAGAGGGCGCTG GCGCAGCAGCGCGACCTCACCATCCGGCGGGTCAAAGAGACGGAGAAGGAGCTGGGTCGGCAGCTGCGGCAGCAGAAGGAGCACTACGAGGCCACCATACAGCGGCACCTGTCCTTCATCGACCAGGTG TTGATCGAAGACAAGAAGGCTCTGGGTGAGAAGTGCGAGGCCCTGGTGGCCGAGCTGAAGCGGGGGGACCAGAGGCTCAAGGACAAGGAGGCCCAGATGCAGGAGCAGCACGAGCTG GAGATTAAGAAACTCAAAGAACTCATGAGCGCCACCGAAAAAGTCCGCAGGGAAAAGTGGATCAATGAGAAGACCCGGAAGATCAAGGAGATCACGGTCAAAG GCCTGGAGCCTGAGATCCAGAAGCTGATCGCCAAGCACAAGCAGGAGGTGAAGAAGCTAAAGAGCCTGCACGCGGTGGAGCTGCTGCAGGCGGACGAGCGCGCGGCCCAGCGCTACGGACGCCAGGCGGAGGAGCTCCGCGAGCACCTGGAGCGGGAGAAGGAGGCGCTGGGCCGTCAGGAGTGGGAGCGTGCCCAGCAGCG CTTCGAGCAGCACCTGGAGCAGGAGCAGCGGGCCCtgcagcagcagcggcggcggctcTACAACGAGGTGGCCGAGGAGAAGGAGCGGCTGGGCCAGCAGGCCGCCAG GCAGCGGGCAGAGCTGGACGAGCTGAGGCAGCAGCTGGAGGAGAGCAGCTCGGCAGGGGGCCGGGCCTTGAGGGCCGAGtttgagaaggggagagaggagcagGAGCGCAGGCACCAG ATGGAACTGAAGGCCCTGAAGGACCAGCTGGAGGTGGAGAAACAGATGTGGGAGGCCAACTCCGCCAAGAAGGAG GAAGCGTGGCTGCTGAACCGGGAACGGGAGCTGAAGGAAGAGATCCGGAGAGGCCGGGACAAGGAGATCGAGCTGGTCATCCACCGGCTGGAGGCCGACATGACGCTGGCCAGGGAGGAGAACGAGCGGGCCGCTGAGAGCCG GGTCAAACGCCTCCGGGATAAGTACGAGGCAGAGCTCTCAGAGCTGGAACAGTCGGAGCGGAAGCTCCAGGAACGGTGCGCAGAGCTGAAGGGGCGCCTTGGGGAGGCCGAGGGGGAGAACGTGCGTCTGCAGGGCCTGGTGCGGCAGAAGGAGAAGGAGCTGGCGGATGTGAAGGCG GTAAATGAGCAGCTGGCTGGCGAGCGCAGCAGCCTGGCCCAGGTCCTTCGCCAGGAGTTCGCTGACCGGCTGGCAGCTTCCGAGGAGGAGAACCGGCAGGTCAGGGCCGAGCTGGCCGAGCTGCGGACCCGCCAGCGGCTGGAGCTGGAGCGGCTCACGCGGGAGAAGCAGGCGGAGCTGGAGGAGGTTCACGGGAG GGTGAAGCTGGCCCTGGCAAAGAAGGAGGAGGCCGTGAGCAGCCTCCGGAAGCAGCACGAG GCCGCGATGAAGAGGGCCGACCACCTGGAGGAGCTGCTGGAGCAGCGCAGGCGGCCGTGCCCGAGTGCCAAGTGA
- the CEP131 gene encoding centrosomal protein of 131 kDa isoform X2 gives MKGSRALSGPSGPPEGSPESMDLSLTGLPPPMSRRPNSASTAKPIARSISVVTGSEPRRKMLEAPGPGGSRAISNLRRSNSATQVNQPQASQAWPGPLRPEEPPDFLTLFEGSPGGRKRPASLSKASSEKGATWNVLDDQPRAFTLPPDAQSPGTLDVLVGPRRRECTVPLAPNFTANNRSNKGAVGNCVTTMVHNHYTPSEKVPPPKSSNHMAPSLNNIIKAATDEGEGGSLGKPQKNAARSNHTVQNNSGGTAGQLRRKEVTEEEAERFIHQVNQAAITIQRWYRHQVQRRRAGAARLEHLLASKREGQRQRLGEGTLLDQHQQKEVARRKAREEKARQARRAAIQELQQKRAQKSGNADRGLLKRPGETGKPQTTQEPTLRPGSAAQQTRKANNTGAGLRTAGLEDPCQPAHDSSPEPRQLPEDKPQDASSQDVAGGGLEALGPAGSRAKSRATLDELLDTLKLLEQEPEPLPRPEAYHKDKYAWTDEEDDSSSLTADNLEKFGKLSVAACPREDGTLLSEAKLQSIMSFLDEMEKSGQGPPASAPQGPMPEEGLGRLEPASEVSTSVMRLQLEVEEKKQAMVLLQRALAQQRDLTIRRVKETEKELGRQLRQQKEHYEATIQRHLSFIDQLIEDKKALGEKCEALVAELKRGDQRLKDKEAQMQEQHELEIKKLKELMSATEKVRREKWINEKTRKIKEITVKGLEPEIQKLIAKHKQEVKKLKSLHAVELLQADERAAQRYGRQAEELREHLEREKEALGRQEWERAQQRFEQHLEQEQRALQQQRRRLYNEVAEEKERLGQQAARQRAELDELRQQLEESSSAGGRALRAEFEKGREEQERRHQMELKALKDQLEVEKQMWEANSAKKEEAWLLNRERELKEEIRRGRDKEIELVIHRLEADMTLAREENERAAESRVKRLRDKYEAELSELEQSERKLQERCAELKGRLGEAEGENVRLQGLVRQKEKELADVKAVNEQLAGERSSLAQVLRQEFADRLAASEEENRQVRAELAELRTRQRLELERLTREKQAELEEVHGRVKLALAKKEEAVSSLRKQHEAAMKRADHLEELLEQRRRPCPSAK, from the exons GCCGGAAGAGCCCCCGGACTTCCTGACACTCTTTGAGGGCAGCCCCGGTGGGAGAAAGAGGCCTGCCAGTCTGAGCAAAGCTTCCAGCGAGAAGGGAGCCACGTGGAACGTCCTG GATGACCAGCCCAGGGCCTTCACCTTGCCACCCGATGCCCAGAGTCCTGGCACCCTCGACGTGCTGGTGGGCCCGCGGAGGAGAGAGTGCACGGTGCCCCTGGCCCCCAACTTTACTGCCAACAACAG GAGCAACAAGGGCGCCGTGGGCAACTGCGTCACCACCATGGTGCACAACCACTACACCCCCTCGGAGAAGGTGCCGCCCCCCAAGAGCTCCAACCACATGGCTCCCTCCCTCAA CAACATCATCAAGGCAGCCACAGACGAGGGCGAGGGCGGCAGCCTCGGGAAGCCGCAGAAGAACGCGGCCCGTAGCAACCACACGGTCCAGAACAACTCAGGGGGCACCGCCGGCCAGCTCAGACGGAAGGAGGTGACCGAGGAGGAGGCTGAGAG GTTTATCCACCAGGTGAACCAGGCCGCCATCACCATCCAGCGCTGGTACCGACATCAAGTGCAACGGCGCCGAGCTGGAGCCGCCCGCCTGGAGCACCTGCTGGCGTCCAAGCGAGAG GGGCAGCGGCAGCGGCTAGGAGAGGGGACCCTCCTGGACCAGCACCAACAGAAAGAGGTGGCCAGGAGGAAGGCCCGGGAGGAGAAGGCGCGCCAGGCCCGGAGGGCAGCCATCCAG GAACTGCAGCAGAAGCGAGCCCAGAAGTCAGGTAACGCTGACCGTGGGCTGCTGAAGCGGCCGGGGGAgacagggaagccccagaccacCCAGGAGCCAACCCTGAGGCCAGGGAGCGCCGCCCAGCAGACCCGCAAGGCCAATAACACTG GGGCTGGCCTCCGCACCGCGGGCCTGGAGGACCCCTGCCAGCCTGCCCACGACTCGTCGCCAGAGCCCCGGCAGCTTCCAGAGGACAAGCCTCAG GATGCCAGCTCCCAGGACGTGGCTGGCGGGGGCCTGGAAGCTTTGGGCCCTGCTGGGAGCAGGGCCAAGTCCAGGGCAACCCTGGACGAGCTGCTGGACACTCTGAAGCTGCTGGAGCAGGAGCCTGAGCCGCTGCCCCGCCCTGAGGCCTACCACAAGGACAAATACGCCTGGACCGACGAG gaGGACGATTCCAGCTCCCTGACAGCCGACAACCTGGAGAAATTTGGGAAGCTGAGTGTGGCTGCTTGCCCCCGCGAGGATGGGACCCTGCTTTCGGAGGCCAAGCTGCAGAGTATCATGAGCTTCCTGGATGAGATGGAGAAGTCTGGGCAGGGCCCGCCGGCCTCGGCCCCCCAG GGGCCCATGccggaggaggggctggggcgcCTGGAGCCCGCGTCCGAGGTCAGCACGTCGGTGATGCGGCTGCAGCTGGAGGTGGAAGAGAAGAAGCAGGCGATGGTGCTGTTGCAGAGGGCGCTG GCGCAGCAGCGCGACCTCACCATCCGGCGGGTCAAAGAGACGGAGAAGGAGCTGGGTCGGCAGCTGCGGCAGCAGAAGGAGCACTACGAGGCCACCATACAGCGGCACCTGTCCTTCATCGACCAG TTGATCGAAGACAAGAAGGCTCTGGGTGAGAAGTGCGAGGCCCTGGTGGCCGAGCTGAAGCGGGGGGACCAGAGGCTCAAGGACAAGGAGGCCCAGATGCAGGAGCAGCACGAGCTG GAGATTAAGAAACTCAAAGAACTCATGAGCGCCACCGAAAAAGTCCGCAGGGAAAAGTGGATCAATGAGAAGACCCGGAAGATCAAGGAGATCACGGTCAAAG GCCTGGAGCCTGAGATCCAGAAGCTGATCGCCAAGCACAAGCAGGAGGTGAAGAAGCTAAAGAGCCTGCACGCGGTGGAGCTGCTGCAGGCGGACGAGCGCGCGGCCCAGCGCTACGGACGCCAGGCGGAGGAGCTCCGCGAGCACCTGGAGCGGGAGAAGGAGGCGCTGGGCCGTCAGGAGTGGGAGCGTGCCCAGCAGCG CTTCGAGCAGCACCTGGAGCAGGAGCAGCGGGCCCtgcagcagcagcggcggcggctcTACAACGAGGTGGCCGAGGAGAAGGAGCGGCTGGGCCAGCAGGCCGCCAG GCAGCGGGCAGAGCTGGACGAGCTGAGGCAGCAGCTGGAGGAGAGCAGCTCGGCAGGGGGCCGGGCCTTGAGGGCCGAGtttgagaaggggagagaggagcagGAGCGCAGGCACCAG ATGGAACTGAAGGCCCTGAAGGACCAGCTGGAGGTGGAGAAACAGATGTGGGAGGCCAACTCCGCCAAGAAGGAG GAAGCGTGGCTGCTGAACCGGGAACGGGAGCTGAAGGAAGAGATCCGGAGAGGCCGGGACAAGGAGATCGAGCTGGTCATCCACCGGCTGGAGGCCGACATGACGCTGGCCAGGGAGGAGAACGAGCGGGCCGCTGAGAGCCG GGTCAAACGCCTCCGGGATAAGTACGAGGCAGAGCTCTCAGAGCTGGAACAGTCGGAGCGGAAGCTCCAGGAACGGTGCGCAGAGCTGAAGGGGCGCCTTGGGGAGGCCGAGGGGGAGAACGTGCGTCTGCAGGGCCTGGTGCGGCAGAAGGAGAAGGAGCTGGCGGATGTGAAGGCG GTAAATGAGCAGCTGGCTGGCGAGCGCAGCAGCCTGGCCCAGGTCCTTCGCCAGGAGTTCGCTGACCGGCTGGCAGCTTCCGAGGAGGAGAACCGGCAGGTCAGGGCCGAGCTGGCCGAGCTGCGGACCCGCCAGCGGCTGGAGCTGGAGCGGCTCACGCGGGAGAAGCAGGCGGAGCTGGAGGAGGTTCACGGGAG GGTGAAGCTGGCCCTGGCAAAGAAGGAGGAGGCCGTGAGCAGCCTCCGGAAGCAGCACGAG GCCGCGATGAAGAGGGCCGACCACCTGGAGGAGCTGCTGGAGCAGCGCAGGCGGCCGTGCCCGAGTGCCAAGTGA